A DNA window from Phycisphaerae bacterium contains the following coding sequences:
- a CDS encoding AAA family ATPase, which translates to MRQSVRVIVFNADEEYSAALRADLLSIPGVQIVAEVDEATLIEQAVTHFPAEVVVIHLDPMPEALLPVASSVASNHPEIAVFVVTSSTDGQYVLAAMRAGVKEFITKPVDRQLVATALDKVLAQNESAHERGVLISVMGTIGGSGASTVATNLAVELAEFAKKKPVAIVDLDFRFGQLSTMLDLQPDYTIADLCDTPEKIDAGVIEKAMVRHNTGIHVLARPNHFSEADQITAAHCVAVLSSLQQMYEYVVVDGPSRYDPGGLAVLDMADMNLLIMQLLVTSVRNVHRMLDELRAGGYNMDRFHLICNRVERDSNNLEISHVEETLKKDVAHQLPDDWKTVSTAINMGVSLKEYSAKSRIRLALRELARRIAQPENADEAHENGGKGGLFSRLLNAV; encoded by the coding sequence ATGAGGCAGTCTGTACGCGTTATTGTGTTCAACGCCGATGAGGAGTACTCGGCCGCGCTTCGGGCCGACCTTCTGAGCATTCCGGGCGTTCAGATCGTCGCCGAGGTGGATGAGGCGACGCTGATTGAGCAGGCCGTGACCCATTTTCCGGCCGAAGTGGTGGTGATCCATCTCGACCCGATGCCCGAGGCGCTGCTGCCCGTCGCCAGCAGCGTTGCAAGCAACCATCCTGAGATCGCGGTGTTTGTCGTCACCTCGAGCACGGACGGGCAATATGTACTGGCGGCCATGAGGGCGGGGGTGAAGGAGTTCATCACCAAGCCCGTGGATCGTCAACTGGTGGCGACGGCGCTGGACAAGGTCCTCGCCCAGAACGAGTCCGCCCATGAGCGCGGCGTGCTGATCTCGGTGATGGGGACGATCGGCGGCTCGGGGGCCTCGACCGTGGCGACGAACCTGGCCGTCGAACTGGCGGAGTTCGCCAAGAAGAAGCCTGTGGCCATCGTGGACCTGGACTTCCGGTTCGGGCAGCTCAGCACCATGCTCGATCTGCAGCCTGACTACACGATTGCCGACCTATGCGACACGCCGGAAAAGATCGACGCGGGGGTGATCGAAAAGGCGATGGTCAGGCACAATACCGGCATTCACGTACTAGCCCGGCCGAATCACTTCAGCGAGGCCGACCAGATCACCGCCGCGCACTGTGTGGCGGTGCTCAGCTCGCTGCAGCAGATGTATGAATACGTGGTCGTCGACGGGCCCAGTCGGTACGACCCGGGCGGCCTGGCCGTGCTGGACATGGCGGACATGAACCTGCTCATCATGCAGCTTCTGGTGACCAGCGTGCGAAACGTTCACCGGATGCTCGATGAGCTTCGCGCGGGAGGCTACAACATGGACCGGTTCCACCTGATCTGCAATCGGGTGGAGCGTGATTCGAACAATCTCGAGATCAGCCACGTGGAGGAAACGCTGAAGAAGGACGTGGCCCACCAGTTGCCCGACGACTGGAAGACCGTGAGCACCGCCATCAATATGGGGGTGTCTCTCAAGGAGTACTCCGCAAAGTCGAGGATTCGGCTGGCCCTTCGTGAGCTTGCTCGCCGGATTGCCCAGCCGGAGAACGCGGACGAGGCTCATGAAAACGGCGGCAAGGGCGGCCTGTTCAGCCGGCTGCTGAACGCGGTGTGA